From the genome of Ptychodera flava strain L36383 chromosome 22, AS_Pfla_20210202, whole genome shotgun sequence, one region includes:
- the LOC139122325 gene encoding hyalin-like — translation MSTNIMASFRVIIFLWPVCIGTVIGSSYLRQHILHDRTHPAAVPLPMRPCSNTCTHAYNGICQDGRDDSENLCQYGTDCNDCDGVEICSDDCTSAIDGHCDDGGPASNTNTCQFGTDCQDCGIRKGPIGMCSNGCVWPGDGYCDDGGPNAMYDICDFGTDCQDCGQRMGVPICSDACSSANDGTCQDGGVNGLVGNEVPENCGYGTDCSDCGVRAARVICNNTCSFAIDNECDDGGVGSDFKLCELGTDCYDCGPRAAISHCSYNPCKNGATCIGTINGYLCLCADGWTGTNCNIEPNACLSNPCKNNGTCVKEGALYNCICLQGWQGINCEIEVNECLSDPCENGGVCIDLVNGYFCACQPGMVGERCENDIEPPYWINCPENVTRETLPRVNFATVKWNRPHPQDNSGRITFENNHDPGEKFDIGVHWVKYVAYDSSFNTATCSFVVEVTDSEAPTIESCPKNILTNAENGRNFSQVNWTEPIVADNSESEIEVEASHLSGDYFNIGQHTITYIFTDASENVANCSFLVQVNDTEEPNFNGCPQSIMVENDIGFESADVTWVAPEASDNSGDVVEVTSNFDPGESFSLGTFEVVYTATDSYGNVAKCCFNVTVKDSQAPKYPYCPHTIQIHTDPGQDTGNATWIIPISTDNSGGNVIVESNYSPGHTFPIGNTSVLYTASDLSGNVAECQFFIDVSDIEPPFIIDCPECIDLVAENSTAVVVWDEPIASDNSKLPVNVTSTHKPGDVFVEGVSNVSYTFTDVSGNTACCHFVVTVQGKHDL, via the exons ATGTCAACCAATATCATGGCTTCATTTCGAGTCATCATATTTCTTTGGCCCGTCTGCATCGGAACAG TAATCGGTAGCAGTTATCTTAGGCAGCACATATTGCATGATAG GACGCACCCAGCTGCCGTTCCTCTGCCCATGCGTCCATGCAGCAATACATGCACGCATGCGTACAATGGAATTTGCCAAGATGGACGTGATGACTCGGAAAACCTGTGTCAATATGGAACAGATTGCAACGATTGTGACG GTGTAGAGATTTGTAGTGATGACTGCACCTCTGCTATTGATGGCCACTGTGATGATGGCGGGCCAGCTTCGAATACCAACACGTGCCAATTTGGAACAGACTGTCAGGACTGTGGAATTAGAAAAG GTCCAATAGGAATGTGTTCCAACGGATGCGTTTGGCCTGGAGACGGTTACTGCGACGACGGTGGTCCCAATGCCATGTATGACATTTGTGATTTCGGCACGGATTGCCAAGACTGTGGCCAAAGAATGG GTGTGCCGATATGTTCCGATGCATGTTCTTCTGCCAACGATGGAACTTGCCAAGATGGCGGCGTCAATGGTCTCGTTGGTAATGAAGTACCAGAGAATTGTGGGTACGGTACGGATTGCAGTGACTGTGGTGTTAGGGCAG CTCGAGTAATTTGTAACAATACTTGTTCATTCGCTATCGACAACGAATGCGATGATGGAGGTGTGGGATCAGATTTCAAACTCTGTGAACTTGGAACAGATTGTTATGATTGTGGTCCTCGAGCAG caatttcTCACTGTTCCTATAATCCATGTAAAAATGGAGCAACGTGCATCGGCACCATTAATGGTTATCTCTGTCTCTGTGCTGATGGTTGGACGGGAACAAACTGTAATATTG AACCGAATGCTTGTTTAAGTAATCCTTGCAAAAATAACGGTACTTGCGTGAAGGAGGGTGCCCTGTATAATTGCATCTGTCTTCAAGGATGGCAAGGAATAAATTGTGAGATTG AAGTCAATGAGTGCCTATCAGACCCGTGTGAAAATGGAGGAGTCTGCATAGATTTAGTGAATGGCTACTTTTGCGCATGTCAGCCAGGAATGGTCGGTGAACGCTGTGAAAATG ATATTGAACCTCCATATTGGATTAACTGTCCTGAAAACGTCACCAGAGAAACGCTTCCCAGAGTTAACTTTGCGACAGTCAAATGGAATAGACCTCATCCTCAGGACAATTCTGGACGCATCACTTTCGAAAACAATCATGATCCCGGCGAGAAGTTTGACATTGGTGTTCATTGGGTAAAATATGTTGCATACGATTCATCGTTCAACACCGCCACTTGTAGTTTCGTCGTCGAGGTAACAG ACAGCGAAGCGCCCACTATCGAAAGTTGCCCGAAAAATATATTGACCAATGCGGAAAATGGTCGAAATTTCAGCCAAGTGAATTGGACGGAGCCCATAGTTGCTGATAATTCTGAAAGTGAAATCGAAGTGGAAGCAAGTCATTTATCCGGCGACTATTTCAATATTGGACAGCATACCATTACTTACATCTTCACTGATGCCTCAGAAAATGTTGCAAACTGTAGTTTTCTCGTCCAAGTGAACG ATACTGAAGAACCAAATTTCAATGGTTGCCCTCAAAGCATAATGGTGGAAAACGATATTGGTTTTGAAAGTGCTGACGTCACGTGGGTTGCACCTGAAGCCTCTGACAACTCCGGTGATGTTGTGGAGGTAACATCGAACTTTGACCCCGGTGAATCGTTTTCTCTTGGTACATTTGAAGTCGTATACACCGCGACTGATAGTTATGGAAACGTCGCAAAGTGTTGCTTTAATGTGACTGTAAAAG atTCACAAGCCCCAAAATACCCATACTGTCCGCACACTATACAAATTCACACGGATCCTGGACAAGACACCGGTAATGCGACGTGGATTATACCAATATCAACAGACAACTCGGGCGGAAACGTGATCGTAGAATCTAACTATTCTCCCGGTCACACCTTCCCAATTGGCAACACGTCTGTGTTGTACACGGCATCTGATTTATCTGGTAACGTGGCAGAGTGCCAATTTTTTATCGATGTATCAG ATATCGAGCCACCTTTTATTATTGACTGTCCTGAGTGCATCGACCTGGTTGCTGAAAACTCCACTGCGGTTGTAGTCTGGGACGAGCCTATTGCATCCGATAATTCTAAACTTCCTGTCAATGTGACTTCTACACATAAACCTGGTGACGTATTTGTCGAAGGAGTCAGCAATGTCTCATACACTTTCACTGATGTGTCTGGTAACACTGCTTGTTGTCATTTCGTGGTAACCGTCCAAGGTAAACATGATTTATAA
- the LOC139123127 gene encoding hematopoietic prostaglandin D synthase-like, whose product MPQYKLHYFDGRGRGEGCRLIFAAAGVDYEDIRIDEDNEWPAEKSTGKYVFGQVPCLDVDDVRITQSRAIARYLATQFGMMGSSAMDNAKIDMIADTMEDLFEGWAQFIFKIEDEQKKAEAKDVYETSTVPTVLGALEKILKDNNGGKGYLVGPKLTWADLFFFAQMDTNLQLNPKVLDDYPALKALYKRVGDLPKVAAWVQKRPKTDW is encoded by the exons ATGCCACAATACAAGCTGCATTACTTCGATGGTCGGGGAAGGGGCGAGGGTTGTCGACTGATATTTGCCGCTGCTGGTGTGGACTACGAAGACATTCGTATCGACGAAGATAACGAGTGGCCGGCGGAAAAGAGCACGGGCA AGTATGTTTTTGGTCAAGTACCATGTCTTGATGTTGACGATGTCAGAATCACCCAATCACGGGCAATAGCACGTTACCTGGCAACACAGTTCG GCATGATGGGAAGCTCAGCCATGGACAATGCTAAGATTGACATGATCGCTGACACTATGGAGGATCTATTTGAAGGCTGGGcacagtttattttcaaaattgaggATGAACAAAAGAAG GCCGAGGCTAAAGATGTTTACGAAACGAGTACTGTACCCACTGTGTTGGGGGCGCTCGAGAAAATATTGAAAGACAACAACGGTGGAAAAGGTTACCTGGTTGGTCCAAAG CTGACGTGGGCAGATCTGTTCTTCTTCGCCCAAATGGATACCAATCTTCAACTCAACCCCAAAGTACTCGATGACTATCCCGCATTAAAGGCTCTTTACAAGCGCGTGGGTGATTTACCCAAAGTTGCCGCCTGGGTCCAAAAACGACCAAAGACAGactggtag